Below is a genomic region from Actinoallomurus bryophytorum.
CAGAGCTCGATCGAGTCGGTCTCGGCGACCCTCGGCAAGGACCAGCTCACCGCGGGCCTGACCGCGGGCGCGATCGGTCTCGGCCTCGTCGTGCTCTACTGCCTGTTCTACTACCGCGGCCTGGGCTTCGTCGCGATCTCCAGCCTGGTGATCGCCGGTTGCCTGACGTATGAGTCGATCGTGCTTCTCGGCAAGGCCATCGACTTCCGTATGTCGCTGGCCGGCATCGCCGGTGCGATCGTGGCGATCGGTATCACCGCCGACTCGTTCGTCGTCTTCTTCGAACGACTACGCGATGAGATCCGTGAGGGGCGCAGCCTGCGCACGGCCGTCGAGCGAGGCTGGCACCGTGCCCGGCGTACGATCATCGTCGCGGACGCGGTCTCGTTCATCGCCGCGCTGCTGCTCTACTGGTTCGCCATCGGCGGGGTCAAGGGCTTCGCGTTCACGCTGGGTCTGACCACGCTGATCGACGTGATCGTGGTGTTCTTCTTCACCAAGCCGCTCGTCACGATCCTGGCGCGGACGAGGTTCTTCGGTGGCGGTCACCGGTTCTCCGGACTCGATCCGAGCACACTGGGCACGACGAAGAGACGTACCAACGCCCGTCCGACCAGCACCAAGGAGGCCTGATGTCACGCCTCGGCAACATCGGCGGCCGACTTCACCGCGGCGAGGTCTCCCTGGACTTCGTGGGGCGGCAGAAGACCTGGTATGCCATCTCCGGCCTCATCCTGGTCATCAGCATCGTCTCGCTGCTCACCCTCGGCCTCAACTTCGGCGTCGAGTTCAAGGGCGGCACCGTCTTCCAGTTCCCGGGCAAGCCGGGCGCCACGACGTCGGAGGCCCGTGACGCGGTCAAGAACTCCGGGGTCGTCAAGGAAGACCCGATCGTCCAGAAGACCGGCACGGGCTGGCGAGTGCAGACCGAGACCCTCACCTCCGACAACGTCGCCGCCGTGCAGAGGTCGGTGCAGAAGGAGTTCGCGCTCTCCAAGCCCGACGACGTCAGTCCGCAGACGGTCGGTGCCAGCTGGGGCAAGGACATCTCCTCGAAGGCGCTCGAGGGCCTGATCGTCTTCCTGATCGCGATCGTGATCTACCTGTCCATCGCGTTCGAGTGGCGGATGGCGGTCGCGGCGCTCATCGCACTCGCGCACGACATCCTCATCACGATCGGTGTCTACTCGCTGGTGCAGTTCGAGGTGACACCGTCCTCGGTGGTCGGCCTGCTGACGATCCTCGGTTATTCGCTGTACGACACCGTGGTGGTGTTCGACAAGGTGCGGGAGAACACCCGTTCGCTGACCACGTCGAACTCCATGACCTACAGCCAGGCGGCCAACCTGGGTCTCAACCAGACCCTGGTCCGGTCGATCAACACTTCGGTGATCGCCCTGCTGCCCGTGGCCGGACTGCTGTTCATCGGGGCCGGAGTCCTGGGTGCGGGCACGCTCAAGGACCTGGCGCTCGTGCTGTTCGTCGGCATGCTGGCCGGCGCCTACTCCTCGATCTGCATCGCCACGCCGATCCTCGCGGACCTGCAAGAACGGCAGGAAAAATACCGCACACTGGCCAAGCGGGTGCAGGCCAAGGCGACCAGCGCCAAGCGCAGGTCCAAGACGGCGGCGGGGCCGCAGGGGCCCGCCGAGGTCACGGACGGCGGCGAGGACGAGGTCCAGGACACGGTTCCGGCCGAGGACGAGACCGACGAGACGACCTCGGTCGGCGCCGGCAGGTTCCGCATGGTGCAGCAGGGACCGCGGCAGCAGCCGCGGCGTGCGGGCTCCAAGGGCCGGCCGAGCGGCAAGAAGAAGCGCTGACCGACCTCGCGCGACATCCGGCGGGCGGTACCCCCCGAAATCGGGGGGTACCGCCCGCCGTAGCGTGTACCGTCTTCGGGGGCTTCCGCCCCTGTTCCCCACGCCGGCCATGGCGAAGCGTTGTCAAGGAGGATCGTGACCAGGCGCCCCGTCGACCTGACGCAGCTGATCATCGACCGGATCCGGGACGTCCCGGACTACCCCAAGCCGGGCGTGACCTTCAAGGACATCACTCCGCTGCTCGCCGACCACGCCGCCTTCGCGGCCGTCATCGACGCCATCGTCGCGCACTACGGCCGTGGCACCATCGACAAGGTGGCCGGCGTCGAGGCGCGCGGTTTCATCCTGGCCGCTCCGGTGGCGTACCACTTCGGCGCCGGGTTCGTCCCGGTACGCAAGAAGGGCAAGCTGCCCTCGTCGACGTACGCGGAGAGCTACGACCTGGAGTACGGCAGCGAGACGATCGAAGTGCACCAGGACGCGTTCACGCCGGGGGAGCGGGTTCTCATCGTCGACGACGTCCTCGCCACCGGCGGCACCGCCAGGGCCACCGCGGAGCTCGTACGCCGGACCGGCGCGCAGGTCGCCGGGCTGTCGGTGCTCATGGAGCTGGGCTTCCTGAACGGCCGCGAGAAGCTGGCCGATCTCGACCTCCACGCGATGGTCACCGTCTGAGTCACAGCCTGGCCAGCGCGATGAGCAGCACGACGACGGCGAGGCCGAAGAGCAGGATGAGATTGCGGGCCTGGGTGCCCATGCCCTGGAATCGGTCGTACGGCTCGTACGGGCTGTCGGACACCAGGAACCATGACCAAGATCATGTCCCATCCCGCCGCGATCCGGGCACCCGCCCTCCCGGGGAGGGACGGTGGGTACGGCGCGATCCCGGTCGCTCTCGGCTTTTCTACTGATCGGACCGGAATGGTGGATCGGCGCAGAGTGGAATTCCAGTGCCGCTAAACTGGTGTTCCGACGCAGGCATGGGGAGGCTGAGTGCCCGGTGAGGTGGTGTCAACCGACAACGCGGCGTCCGATGCCGTGTCCGATGTCGAGCTGACTCCGCACATCACGCCCCAGACGCTTCCGGCGCCCGACAGCACAGACGCTTCCGCACCGGACGAGGGCGATCGGACTCCCTCAGGCCCGGCTGCGCCCTCGGCCGCCCGGGTCCGCCGGCGGCTCTCCCGGCTCGGCGCCCAGCGTGGACCCATCATGAATCCTGTACTCGAACCCCTGATCAAGACGCTGCGCAACACGCATCCCAAGGCGGACGTGCGCCTTGTCGAGCGCGCCTACGACGTCGCGGCGCACCACCACCGCGAGCAGAAGCGCAAGAGCGGCGACCCGTACATCACCCACCCGCTCGCGGTGGCCACGATCCTCGCCGAGCTCGGCATGAACACCGAGACGCTGTGCGCCGCGCTGCTGCACGACACGGTCGAGGACACCACCTACACCCTCGACCAGCTGAGGGGCGACTTCGGCGACGTGATCGCCGCGCTGGTCGACGGGGTGACCAAGCTCGACAAGGTCAAGTACGGCGAGGCGGCCGAGGCCGAGACCGTGCGCAAGATGGTCGTCGCCATGTCCCGCGACATCCGGGTCCTCGTGATCAAGCTGGCCGACCGCCTGCACAACATGCGCACCCTGCGTTACCTGCCGCGGCACAAGCAGGAGCGCAAGGCACGCGAGACGCTGGAGATCTTCGCGCCGCTGGCCCACCGCCTCGGCATGAACACCCTCAAGTGGGAGCTGGAGGACCTCGCCTTCCAGACGCTCTACCCCAAGCGGTTCGACGAGATCGCGCGGCTGGTGTCGGAGCGGGCGCCCCGGCGCGACGTGTACCTCCAGGACGTCATCCAGCACGTCTCCAAGGACCTGCGCGAGGCCAAGCTCAAGGCGACCGTCAAGGGACGCCCGAAGCACTACTACTCGATCTACCAGAAGATGATCGCCCGCGAGCTGAGCTTCGAGGACATCTACGACCTCGTCGGCATCCGCGTGCTCGTCGACACCGTACGCGACTGTTATGCCGCTCTCGGCACCATCCACGCGCGATGGAACCCGGTCCCCGGCCGGTTCAAGGACTACATCGCGATGCCGAAGTTCAACATGTACCAATCGCTGCACACCACGGTGATCGGTCCCGAGGGCAAGCCGGTCGAGCTGCAGATCCGCACGCGCGCCATGCACAACCGCGCCGAATACGGCATCGCGGCCCACTGGAAGTACAAGGAAGAGACCGTCGGCGACGGCGGCGGCACCCCCGCCGGCGCGGGCAAGGCCGGCGACATGGCCTGGCTGCGGCAGCTCCTCGACTGGCAGCGGGAGACCACCGACCCGGCCGAGTTCCTGGAGTCGCTGCGCTTTGACCTGTCGGTCTCGGAGGTCTTCGTCTTCACCCCGAAGGGGCAGGTCCTCGCGCTGCCGCAGGGTGCCACGCCGGTGGACTTCGCGTACGCGATCCACACCGAGGTGGGCAACCGCACGATCGGCGCCCGGGTCAACGGACGGCTCGTCCCGCTGGAGTCGACCCTCGACAACGGCGACACCGTGGAGATCTTCACCTCCAAGTCGCCGGACGCCGGCCCCAGCCGTGACTGGCTCCACTTCGTCAAGAGCGCCCGCGCCCGTAACAAGATCAAGCACTGGTTCTCCAAGGAGCGCCGGGAGAGCGCGATCGAGCAGGGCAAGGAGTCCCTGGCCCGCGCGATGCGCAAGCAGAACCTCCCGCTCCAGCGCATGCTGTCCGGTGAGGCCCTGCTGACGCTGGCGCACGACATGCACTACGCCGACGTCTCCGCGCTCTACGCGGCGATCGGCGAGAGCCACGTCTCGGCCCAGAACATCGTGCGCAAGCTCGTCGACGTGCTCGGCGGCGACACCGCGGAGGACCTCGCCGAGACCGCGATCCCGACCCGCAAGCGCCGCTCCCGCCCGG
It encodes:
- the secF gene encoding protein translocase subunit SecF; this translates as MSRLGNIGGRLHRGEVSLDFVGRQKTWYAISGLILVISIVSLLTLGLNFGVEFKGGTVFQFPGKPGATTSEARDAVKNSGVVKEDPIVQKTGTGWRVQTETLTSDNVAAVQRSVQKEFALSKPDDVSPQTVGASWGKDISSKALEGLIVFLIAIVIYLSIAFEWRMAVAALIALAHDILITIGVYSLVQFEVTPSSVVGLLTILGYSLYDTVVVFDKVRENTRSLTTSNSMTYSQAANLGLNQTLVRSINTSVIALLPVAGLLFIGAGVLGAGTLKDLALVLFVGMLAGAYSSICIATPILADLQERQEKYRTLAKRVQAKATSAKRRSKTAAGPQGPAEVTDGGEDEVQDTVPAEDETDETTSVGAGRFRMVQQGPRQQPRRAGSKGRPSGKKKR
- a CDS encoding adenine phosphoribosyltransferase is translated as MTRRPVDLTQLIIDRIRDVPDYPKPGVTFKDITPLLADHAAFAAVIDAIVAHYGRGTIDKVAGVEARGFILAAPVAYHFGAGFVPVRKKGKLPSSTYAESYDLEYGSETIEVHQDAFTPGERVLIVDDVLATGGTARATAELVRRTGAQVAGLSVLMELGFLNGREKLADLDLHAMVTV
- a CDS encoding RelA/SpoT family protein; amino-acid sequence: MNPVLEPLIKTLRNTHPKADVRLVERAYDVAAHHHREQKRKSGDPYITHPLAVATILAELGMNTETLCAALLHDTVEDTTYTLDQLRGDFGDVIAALVDGVTKLDKVKYGEAAEAETVRKMVVAMSRDIRVLVIKLADRLHNMRTLRYLPRHKQERKARETLEIFAPLAHRLGMNTLKWELEDLAFQTLYPKRFDEIARLVSERAPRRDVYLQDVIQHVSKDLREAKLKATVKGRPKHYYSIYQKMIARELSFEDIYDLVGIRVLVDTVRDCYAALGTIHARWNPVPGRFKDYIAMPKFNMYQSLHTTVIGPEGKPVELQIRTRAMHNRAEYGIAAHWKYKEETVGDGGGTPAGAGKAGDMAWLRQLLDWQRETTDPAEFLESLRFDLSVSEVFVFTPKGQVLALPQGATPVDFAYAIHTEVGNRTIGARVNGRLVPLESTLDNGDTVEIFTSKSPDAGPSRDWLHFVKSARARNKIKHWFSKERRESAIEQGKESLARAMRKQNLPLQRMLSGEALLTLAHDMHYADVSALYAAIGESHVSAQNIVRKLVDVLGGDTAEDLAETAIPTRKRRSRPAGDPGVVVAGDPDVWVRLSRCCTPVPGDEIVGFVTRGNGVSVHRVDCVNVTNLQTQPDRMVDVKWSPGEDSVFLVAIQVEALDRPRLLSDITRVLSDQHVNILSASVATNRDRVAVSRFSFEMGDPKHLGHVLKAVRSVDGVYDVYRVTS